A single Phragmites australis chromosome 4, lpPhrAust1.1, whole genome shotgun sequence DNA region contains:
- the LOC133916123 gene encoding premnaspirodiene oxygenase-like, protein MDEYFYQSLLLSVVAVALLQLVKLALRPAAVRLPPGPWELPVIGSMHHLVNVLPHRALRDLAEKHGPLIMLRLGQTPLVVASSKETARVVLKTHDTNFATRPKLLAGEIVGYEWVDILFAPSGDYWRKLRQLCAAEILSPKRVLSFRHIREDEVMLRVEEIRAAGPSTPVNLSVMLHSITNSIVSRATFGKKRKNAPEFLAATKAVVSLASGFNIPDLFPTWTTLLAKLTGMMRSLKEIHKTVDTILEEIIEERKGIRDDKIKSGAENVEENLVDVLIGLQEKGGFGFHLSNSIIKAIILDMFAGGTGTSGSAMEWGMSELVRNPAVMKKLQGQIREAFRGKAVVTEGDLQASNLQYLKLVIKEALRLHPPAPLLVPRESIDVCELEGYTIPAKSRVVINAWAIGRDPKYWDDPEEFKPERFEDGARDFTGSSYEFLPFGSGRRMCPGFNYGLASMELALAGLLYHFDWSLPEGVKEVDMAEAPGLGVRRRTPLILCATPFVPAAASTD, encoded by the exons ATGGACGAGTACTTCTACCAGTCGCTCCTCCTGTCTGTGGTCGCCGTCGCGCTGCTTCAGCTGGTTAAGCTGGCCCtgaggccggcggcggtgcggcTGCCGCCGGGGCCCTGGGAGCTGCCGGTCATCGGCAGCATGCACCACCTCGTGAACGTGCTGCCGCACCGCGCGCTGAGGGACCTCGCGGAGAAGCACGGCCCGCTCATTATGCTGCGGCTCGGCCAGACGCCTCTCGTGGTGGCCTCGTCCAAGGAGACGGCGCGCGTGGTGCTCAAGACGCACGACACCAACTTCGCCACCCGCCCCAAGCTCCTCGCCGGCGAGATCGTCGGGTACGAGTGGGTCGACATCCTCTTCGCCCCCTCCGGCGATTACTGGCGCAAGCTCCGCCAGCTCTGCGCCGCCGAGATCCTCAGCCCCAAGCGCGTGCTCTCGTTTCGCCACATCAGGGAGGACGAG GTGATGCTGCGGGTGGAGGAGATCCGTGCGGCGGGGCCGTCGACGCCGGTGAACCTGAGCGTGATGTTACACAGCATCACCAACAGCATCGTGTCTCGGGCTACGTTCGGGAAGAAGCGGAAGAACGCACCGGAGTTCCTGGCGGCCACCAAGGCCGTCGTCAGCCTTGCGAGCGGCTTCAACATCCCGGATTTGTTCCCGACGTGGACCACATTGCTGGCCAAGCTCACCGGCATGATGCGCAGCCTCAAGGAAATCCACAAGACGGTGGACACCATCCTGGAGGAGATCATCGAAGAGCGCAAGGGCATCCGCGACGACAAGATCAAGAGCGGCGCCGAGAACGTCGAGGAGAACCTCGTCGACGTGCTCATCGGCTTGCAGGAGAAGGGCGGATTTGGCTTCCACCTTAGCAACAGCATCATCAAGGCCATCATACTG GACATGTTCGCAGGCGGGACGGGGACGTCGGGCTCGGCGATGGAGTGGGGAATGTCGGAGTTGGTGCGGAACCCGGCGGTGATGAAGAAGCTGCAGGGACAGATCAGGGAGGCGTTCCGGGGGAAGGCGGTGGTGACGGAGGGCGATCTGCAGGCGAGTAACCTCCAGTACCTGAAGCTGGTTATCAAGGAGGCGCTACGGCTGCACCCGCCGGCACCGCTGCTGGTTCCCCGGGAGAGCATCGACGTGTGCGAGCTGGAGGGGTACACGATCCCGGCCAAGTCGCGAGTTGTCATCAACGCGTGGGCCATCGGCCGCGACCCGAAGTACTGGGACGACCCCGAGGAGTTCAAGCCGGAGCGGTTCGAGGACGGCGCCCGCGACTTCACGGGCAGCAGCTACGAGTTCTTGCCGTTCGGCTCCGGCCGGAGGATGTGCCCCGGCTTCAACTACGGGCTCGCCAGCATGGAGCTCGCGCTCGCCGGGCTGCTCTACCACTTCGACTGGTCGCTGCCGGAGGGCGTCAAGGAGGTCGACATGGCAGAGGCGCCCGGACTCGGCGTCCGCCGCCGCACGCCGCTGATTCTTTGTGCCACTCCGTTCGtcccggccgccgcctccaccgacTAG